In Leptospira harrisiae, a genomic segment contains:
- a CDS encoding CBS domain-containing protein, whose translation MFFWIHDGRILPNPPPTYTDRVHKIHPGGNAAPISGDAEESANASISSFLHRSPGDVYKESAGQTEKTVYFLHEIMSKPAYSLPSSETISHCLDFMLEKGIRHLPITDDLGTLVGFVSDRDILEKSKSYERDWPISDIMTKRVLVGSPGSEIRGVTKVLLEERIGCIPVVDDDNHPIGMITRSDLLRLLLKYPNLNIIA comes from the coding sequence ATGTTCTTTTGGATTCACGATGGACGCATTTTACCCAATCCACCGCCCACTTATACCGATCGGGTCCACAAAATCCACCCAGGAGGGAATGCAGCTCCGATTTCCGGCGATGCCGAAGAGAGTGCGAACGCTTCCATTTCTTCTTTTTTACATAGGTCTCCAGGAGATGTTTATAAAGAGTCTGCTGGCCAAACCGAAAAAACCGTCTATTTCCTTCACGAAATCATGTCAAAACCTGCCTACAGCCTACCCTCTTCCGAAACCATCTCCCATTGTTTGGACTTTATGTTAGAAAAAGGCATCCGCCACCTCCCCATCACTGATGATTTGGGAACCCTTGTTGGTTTTGTTTCCGATCGAGATATTTTAGAAAAAAGTAAGTCCTATGAAAGAGACTGGCCCATATCAGACATAATGACCAAGCGAGTGTTAGTTGGGTCTCCTGGCTCAGAAATTAGAGGGGTAACCAAAGTACTTTTAGAAGAAAGAATTGGATGTATTCCTGTTGTAGATGACGATAATCATCCTATTGGAATGATCACTCGTTCGGATTTACTCCGTCTGTTACTGAAATATCCAAATTTAAATATCATTGCCTAA
- the leuA2 gene encoding 2-isopropylmalate synthase LeuA2: MKPNQIKIQDVTLRDGNQALRKPWTLEEKIEVFDLLVELNVDGIEVGFPSSNETEFVASKTLAKRAPVGKPIAGLSRANEAEISKTWEAIQYANKPRMHIVYPVSDFSIRNVLKISETEVIQKIHKSVTFARSIVGPEVEIQFSGEHFGDAIENFSFTKEAFLSAIAAGANIINLPNTVERYRPMVFVNMVKEMKNFIGNRAKVSVHTHNDLGMATATSVECVYVGAEQIEVALNGLGERAGNTNLYETCIALHQNGENLGINFQRIYPTAKRIAEMTGIPIGEKTPIIGEDIFSHRSGIHQDGVAKTIKQSKGAYRTFSPEFVGRNDGETISFTNQSGHSAIQFLLENRGIVVPQSEIHQLFETAKSISSKENNREITEAELVDLATRLVASL, from the coding sequence ATGAAACCAAATCAAATCAAAATCCAAGATGTTACCTTGCGGGACGGAAACCAAGCCTTACGAAAACCTTGGACCTTAGAAGAAAAAATCGAAGTGTTCGACTTACTTGTCGAATTGAATGTAGATGGAATTGAAGTAGGATTTCCTTCTTCCAATGAAACAGAATTTGTGGCGAGTAAAACCTTAGCCAAACGAGCACCAGTTGGTAAACCAATCGCCGGGTTATCCAGAGCCAATGAAGCAGAAATTTCTAAAACCTGGGAAGCCATTCAATATGCAAATAAACCAAGAATGCATATTGTTTATCCAGTGAGTGATTTTTCGATTCGGAATGTATTAAAAATTTCTGAAACAGAAGTCATACAAAAAATCCACAAATCTGTGACCTTTGCAAGATCCATTGTTGGGCCTGAGGTAGAAATTCAATTTTCAGGAGAACATTTTGGTGATGCTATAGAAAATTTTTCATTCACGAAAGAAGCTTTTCTTTCAGCCATTGCTGCCGGGGCCAATATCATCAACTTACCCAATACTGTGGAAAGATATCGACCAATGGTATTTGTAAATATGGTCAAAGAAATGAAGAATTTTATTGGAAACAGAGCCAAAGTTTCGGTTCATACACACAATGATTTAGGAATGGCAACCGCTACTTCCGTAGAATGTGTTTATGTGGGGGCGGAACAAATTGAAGTGGCTTTAAATGGATTAGGGGAAAGAGCAGGAAATACAAACTTATATGAAACATGTATCGCCTTACACCAAAATGGTGAAAACTTGGGAATCAACTTTCAACGGATTTACCCCACTGCCAAACGAATCGCAGAAATGACAGGGATTCCTATTGGCGAAAAAACTCCGATCATAGGTGAAGATATTTTTTCCCATCGGTCCGGAATCCATCAGGATGGTGTAGCGAAGACCATTAAACAATCAAAAGGTGCTTATAGAACTTTTTCTCCGGAATTTGTTGGAAGAAATGATGGAGAAACCATTTCCTTTACCAACCAATCAGGACATAGTGCCATTCAGTTTTTATTGGAAAACCGAGGAATTGTTGTACCACAATCAGAAATCCACCAATTATTTGAGACTGCCAAATCTATTTCTTCAAAAGAAAACAACAGAGAAATCACCGAAGCAGAGTTAGTGGATTTAGCGACACGTTTGGTGGCTTCTCTCTGA
- a CDS encoding DUF4349 domain-containing protein: MGIFKKLFSFLFFLSVTFLFVACSSSKEMGRENKSFSRSYNEVADNVSAAPIATPSSESVANAPKIQKRMMVYSVNVNLQSKEIEAKVTEIIKLAESFGGYTLQYSSNGNIQLKIPAEKLKQFLFTLRNQSQNYSEDVSAQDVTEDYTDTEIRMENSLKMRVRLLEILKSAKTLEETLKVEAELNKVSESIERWEGKLKYLSSAVQLSSVHVQVRQKWEPVVQKEYKPGPLGYPFYYLYIGLGKVKDGIIWMFVQEIPKGKTEITE, encoded by the coding sequence ATGGGAATCTTTAAAAAACTTTTTTCTTTCTTATTCTTCCTAAGCGTTACCTTTCTTTTTGTAGCCTGCTCTTCTTCAAAAGAGATGGGACGCGAAAATAAATCATTCAGTCGCTCTTATAATGAAGTTGCAGACAATGTTTCCGCAGCACCCATCGCCACTCCTTCAAGTGAGTCCGTTGCCAATGCTCCGAAAATTCAAAAAAGAATGATGGTGTATTCGGTGAATGTCAATTTACAATCCAAAGAAATTGAAGCCAAAGTTACAGAAATTATTAAACTTGCAGAATCTTTTGGAGGTTATACACTTCAGTACAGTTCAAACGGAAATATACAGTTAAAGATTCCGGCAGAAAAACTAAAACAGTTTTTATTTACCCTACGAAACCAATCGCAAAACTATTCTGAAGATGTATCCGCACAGGATGTTACTGAAGATTATACTGATACCGAAATACGAATGGAAAATTCTTTAAAGATGAGGGTTCGGCTTTTAGAAATATTAAAATCTGCAAAAACTTTGGAAGAAACCTTAAAAGTTGAAGCAGAATTAAATAAAGTTTCCGAGTCCATTGAAAGATGGGAAGGAAAACTAAAATACCTTTCTAGTGCTGTTCAACTATCCTCTGTTCATGTACAGGTGCGTCAAAAATGGGAACCAGTGGTTCAAAAAGAATACAAACCGGGGCCACTTGGTTATCCTTTTTATTATCTCTATATAGGTCTTGGGAAAGTGAAAGATGGAATCATTTGGATGTTCGTACAAGAGATTCCCAAAGGAAAAACTGAAATTACAGAATGA
- a CDS encoding sodium:solute symporter: protein MIWDLFVLVFYFIIVFYFGFHFAKNNQKEEDFYLAKKEIHWIFLLISLVATETSSLTFLSIPSLSFKGDYRFLEIAFGYLIGRTIVAFYLLPAYFSGDTISVYEYVGNRFGKSPQKTISLVFTVSRLLGDGIRLYVSSLPIAFLLERMGLKFSPELLGMIALSILSIVTVIYSVVGGFRAIVFTDVLQWFIYILGGIFALGLLISKLNIPISEGVTQLQTLGKWNFLIFDYLPSGDNSYFIVFALIGGAFISIGSHGTDLMLVQRVIATKNLVSGQKILIGSAILVILQFLLFLLIGSLLYLFYAGQTMAPDKVFSLFIINEVPSPFLGILVAAILASAMSTLSSTINSLSLTWARDWGMDRWFSPRTLSLFFGITLFGSSLIPYFLVQTWEKGILEMGLTIFSYTLGPSIAVFFLARGKANLPVSGFVFSTLFLASILATVGFGLGFQLSFTLLIPIGFGTLLLLVQISRILIKKN, encoded by the coding sequence ATGATTTGGGATTTATTCGTTCTCGTTTTTTATTTTATCATCGTTTTTTATTTTGGATTTCATTTTGCAAAAAATAATCAAAAAGAAGAAGATTTTTATTTAGCAAAAAAAGAAATCCATTGGATTTTTCTTTTAATTTCTCTTGTGGCAACCGAGACCTCGAGTTTAACATTTTTGAGTATTCCTTCTTTATCTTTTAAAGGTGATTATAGGTTTCTTGAAATTGCCTTTGGTTATTTGATTGGAAGAACCATCGTTGCATTCTATCTATTGCCAGCTTATTTTTCAGGTGATACCATTTCCGTTTACGAATATGTAGGTAATCGTTTTGGAAAATCTCCCCAAAAAACAATATCTTTAGTATTTACCGTTTCGCGACTTTTAGGTGATGGAATTAGATTGTATGTTAGTTCTTTACCAATTGCCTTTCTTCTAGAAAGAATGGGTTTAAAATTTTCACCAGAACTTTTGGGTATGATTGCACTGTCGATTCTTAGTATTGTTACTGTTATCTACTCTGTGGTCGGGGGATTTCGTGCCATTGTATTTACCGATGTTCTACAATGGTTCATTTATATCCTGGGTGGAATATTTGCACTTGGACTTCTTATTTCCAAATTAAACATTCCCATAAGCGAAGGTGTGACCCAATTACAAACTTTAGGAAAGTGGAATTTTTTGATATTTGATTATCTTCCATCCGGAGACAATAGTTACTTTATCGTATTTGCACTGATAGGTGGTGCCTTTATTTCTATTGGATCACACGGAACAGATCTAATGCTTGTGCAACGAGTCATTGCCACTAAAAATTTGGTTTCAGGGCAAAAGATTTTGATTGGAAGTGCAATACTTGTTATCTTACAATTCCTGCTTTTTCTTTTGATAGGTTCATTACTTTATTTGTTTTACGCAGGCCAAACCATGGCACCAGATAAAGTTTTTAGTTTATTTATCATTAATGAAGTTCCATCTCCCTTTCTTGGGATTTTAGTGGCGGCCATTCTTGCTAGTGCCATGTCTACATTGAGCTCCACAATCAATTCCCTTTCGTTAACTTGGGCTAGAGATTGGGGAATGGATCGTTGGTTTAGTCCAAGAACACTCTCCCTATTTTTTGGAATCACTCTCTTTGGCTCAAGCCTTATCCCTTACTTTCTTGTCCAAACTTGGGAGAAAGGAATTTTGGAAATGGGCCTTACCATTTTTTCATATACCTTAGGACCGTCCATTGCCGTCTTCTTTTTGGCACGAGGTAAGGCAAATTTGCCAGTATCCGGCTTTGTTTTCTCCACTTTATTTCTCGCAAGTATCCTTGCCACTGTGGGTTTTGGACTGGGCTTTCAACTATCCTTTACCCTCCTCATCCCAATCGGATTTGGAACTTTGTTACTTCTTGTACAAATTTCTCGTATCTTAATTAAAAAAAATTGA
- a CDS encoding MBL fold metallo-hydrolase, whose translation MSLNSSSFSGEKLLRFLPLYLLLFFTFSFVQCKAFGKDPEGSHLEKIKTSAHYDHNREQFVNRRPDVLEKMREKQNFFSLFFKFIFGGDKHQKPDVKLPEEKPDFVEFLKPDENIKFIWFGHSTFLVNIEGKLLFFDPVFSESAAPFSFMVKRFQDAVVKLEELPPIDYIIISHDHYDHLDMQTIEFFRSTKTKFITPLGVTSHMKEWGVPDDRLTELDWWQNLDLGKLKIVCTPAQHFSGRRGMNGNKTLWSSWTVIGEKERFYFSGDSGYDVHFKDIGDKFGPFDLTFIENGQYNPMWEAVHVLPEQTAKAHLDLKGKRLVPVHWGMFNLSLHSWYEPAESLEKQAEVYKIDLLTPKFGQIVKIREPNLMERWWKKFIQSE comes from the coding sequence ATGAGTCTAAACTCAAGTTCATTTTCTGGAGAGAAACTTTTGCGATTTTTACCATTATACCTCTTATTGTTTTTTACCTTTTCTTTTGTCCAATGCAAAGCCTTCGGAAAGGATCCTGAAGGTTCTCACCTTGAAAAAATAAAAACATCCGCACATTATGATCACAATCGTGAACAATTTGTAAATCGTAGACCCGATGTATTAGAGAAAATGAGAGAGAAACAAAACTTCTTTTCTCTCTTTTTTAAATTTATCTTCGGTGGCGACAAACATCAAAAACCGGATGTGAAGTTACCGGAAGAAAAGCCAGACTTTGTTGAGTTTTTAAAACCGGATGAAAACATAAAATTTATATGGTTTGGACATTCCACCTTTCTTGTGAATATCGAAGGGAAACTTTTGTTTTTTGATCCCGTGTTTTCGGAGTCTGCCGCCCCTTTTAGTTTTATGGTAAAACGATTTCAAGATGCAGTGGTCAAGTTAGAAGAACTGCCTCCAATTGATTACATCATCATTTCTCATGATCATTATGATCATTTGGATATGCAAACTATAGAATTTTTTAGATCAACAAAAACTAAGTTCATCACACCTCTCGGGGTTACTTCTCATATGAAAGAATGGGGTGTTCCGGATGATCGCCTAACAGAATTAGATTGGTGGCAAAATTTGGATCTTGGAAAACTAAAAATTGTTTGTACACCTGCACAACATTTTTCGGGAAGACGAGGAATGAATGGAAATAAAACTTTATGGTCTTCATGGACTGTGATCGGTGAAAAAGAAAGATTTTATTTTAGCGGTGACTCCGGTTATGATGTACATTTCAAAGACATTGGAGATAAATTTGGGCCTTTTGATTTAACATTCATCGAAAATGGACAATACAATCCGATGTGGGAGGCAGTACATGTATTGCCTGAACAAACAGCCAAAGCCCACTTGGATTTAAAAGGCAAACGACTTGTTCCAGTCCATTGGGGGATGTTCAATTTGTCTTTGCACAGTTGGTATGAACCTGCCGAATCATTAGAAAAACAGGCCGAGGTTTATAAAATTGATCTCCTAACACCCAAATTTGGGCAAATTGTTAAAATTCGTGAACCCAACCTAATGGAGCGTTGGTGGAAAAAATTCATCCAATCAGAATGA
- a CDS encoding TetR/AcrR family transcriptional regulator: MKPKQKILESSFALFREKGFQATGIAEILDKAGAYKKTLYDHFKSKDDIGFEYLNYLSEQQRVVMLKVLAKANNMSDFIEKWVNFIVRNQRNTSRKDCPIALFSGEISHLSQFDVYRNKAVHHVLETVETCILNFSPNLRPELVKALSYELYMSYLGGLRLYALTKDRKVIERMKSQMIASAERVVKS, from the coding sequence TTGAAACCCAAACAAAAAATCTTAGAAAGTTCCTTTGCTTTGTTTCGTGAAAAAGGTTTTCAAGCCACTGGAATCGCCGAAATATTAGATAAAGCTGGAGCATATAAAAAAACTTTATACGATCATTTTAAATCCAAAGATGATATTGGATTTGAATATTTAAATTACCTTTCTGAGCAACAAAGAGTTGTTATGTTGAAGGTTCTTGCAAAAGCAAACAATATGTCTGACTTTATCGAAAAGTGGGTTAATTTTATTGTCAGAAACCAACGAAATACATCTAGGAAAGATTGCCCTATTGCACTTTTTTCAGGAGAAATTTCTCACTTAAGTCAGTTTGACGTTTATAGAAATAAAGCCGTACACCATGTCCTCGAGACTGTCGAAACATGTATTCTTAACTTCTCTCCAAACTTACGACCTGAACTTGTGAAGGCATTAAGTTATGAATTGTATATGAGTTACCTTGGTGGCCTCAGGTTATATGCTTTAACAAAAGACCGAAAGGTTATTGAGAGAATGAAATCACAAATGATCGCATCGGCAGAACGTGTCGTAAAAAGTTAA
- a CDS encoding N-acyl-D-amino-acid deacylase family protein, whose translation MADTLIKQARIFDGSTNPSYIGDLRIKDGMVESISKSELSPKPGETVVDGKGLWLTPGFIDFHTHYDAEIEMAPDLSESVRHGVTTISLGSCSLSLAVGDPTDLADMFSRVEAIPRKNVLSILESKKNWNSAIEYKKHLNNMPLGPNVTSFAGHSAIRAHVMGLERSLTKGEVPTKQELEKMNQILEEALDAGFMGLSINTLIWDKMDGSRFRSRPLPSTYANWSEYQYLNKTLRKRGKIFQGVPNVSTKINVLMFLKEAFGLFRKPLKTTIISLMDVKFDPGLYKLLGLIGRITNTIFKSDFKFQALPEPFDLYADGMDVVVFEEFAAGAKANHIEDELERKKLMKDPSYRDWFKRQWTNWFLPRVFHRNFKETKIVDAPDKSLIGKSIDDVAKEKGVHSVTAFLDLVAEHGNKVRWYTVMANHRKEPLQKIVSYPDILIGFSDAGAHLRGMAHYNFPLRMLKLVRDAELEQKPFMTMEKAVHRLTGEIGDWFGIDAGYVKEGKRADLVLIDPTKLDDSLAKDVEAPMPFMEDFKRWVRRNDDTVKKVYINGKLAIDQGKPVTALGKDKGYGSFLESTIGT comes from the coding sequence ATGGCAGACACGCTCATCAAACAGGCGAGAATTTTCGACGGTAGCACAAATCCATCTTATATTGGCGATCTGCGTATCAAAGACGGAATGGTAGAATCCATTTCAAAATCAGAGTTAAGTCCAAAACCGGGTGAAACCGTTGTGGATGGAAAAGGCCTTTGGCTCACCCCTGGATTTATTGACTTTCATACGCACTACGATGCAGAGATTGAAATGGCACCGGACCTTTCTGAATCCGTACGCCACGGAGTCACAACCATTTCTCTAGGAAGTTGCTCTTTAAGTTTGGCAGTCGGTGATCCAACTGATTTGGCTGATATGTTTAGCCGTGTGGAAGCAATTCCGAGAAAGAATGTTTTATCAATCCTCGAAAGTAAAAAAAATTGGAACTCGGCAATAGAATACAAAAAACATTTAAATAATATGCCACTTGGCCCAAATGTAACTTCGTTTGCCGGCCACTCTGCCATTCGTGCTCATGTGATGGGACTCGAACGATCTTTGACAAAAGGAGAAGTTCCCACAAAACAAGAGTTAGAGAAAATGAATCAAATTCTCGAAGAAGCACTAGATGCAGGTTTTATGGGCCTTTCCATCAATACACTCATTTGGGACAAAATGGACGGTTCTCGATTTCGATCAAGACCTCTTCCATCCACCTATGCAAATTGGAGTGAATACCAATACCTAAACAAAACATTAAGAAAAAGAGGAAAGATCTTCCAAGGTGTTCCAAACGTTTCTACTAAAATTAATGTTTTGATGTTTTTAAAAGAAGCCTTTGGATTATTTCGCAAACCTCTTAAAACAACAATCATTTCTCTTATGGATGTAAAGTTTGATCCAGGTTTGTATAAACTACTTGGACTCATTGGTCGTATCACTAACACCATCTTCAAATCTGATTTTAAATTCCAAGCCCTTCCAGAACCATTTGATTTGTATGCAGATGGAATGGATGTGGTGGTCTTTGAAGAGTTTGCGGCAGGGGCCAAAGCAAATCATATTGAAGATGAATTAGAAAGAAAAAAACTAATGAAAGACCCTAGTTACAGGGATTGGTTCAAACGCCAATGGACAAATTGGTTTTTACCACGAGTTTTTCATCGTAACTTTAAAGAAACTAAGATCGTTGATGCTCCTGACAAATCACTCATAGGAAAATCAATTGATGATGTAGCCAAAGAAAAAGGTGTACATTCGGTAACCGCTTTTCTTGATCTTGTGGCCGAACATGGAAATAAAGTTCGTTGGTACACAGTCATGGCGAACCATAGAAAAGAACCGTTACAAAAGATTGTGTCCTATCCAGACATTCTAATTGGTTTTTCGGATGCCGGAGCACACTTACGAGGAATGGCACATTATAACTTTCCTCTCCGTATGTTGAAACTAGTTAGAGATGCGGAATTAGAACAAAAACCTTTTATGACAATGGAAAAAGCCGTACATCGTCTAACGGGAGAAATTGGAGATTGGTTTGGAATTGATGCAGGTTATGTCAAAGAAGGAAAACGAGCCGACTTAGTATTGATCGATCCAACAAAACTTGACGACTCTCTTGCAAAAGATGTAGAAGCACCAATGCCATTTATGGAAGACTTCAAACGTTGGGTTCGTCGTAACGACGATACTGTCAAAAAAGTGTATATTAACGGGAAACTGGCGATTGACCAAGGAAAACCAGTCACTGCACTTGGAAAAGATAAAGGTTATGGTAGCTTTCTAGAATCAACAATAGGCACATAA
- a CDS encoding alkaline phosphatase D family protein has protein sequence MKQPSYLNLFFLTVICLFFFQSPVFGKDHESIHIGFGSCLHQDKEAPILGQWEKESFDLILLLGDNIYADSLVAEEKIPAYKKQFLRPEWKSIRKQSKILATWDDHDYGINDSGGEYSDKVKSREVFISQVGPLMPKGRSFGSKEGNGIFHSYFLEFKKKKIHIVIPDTRFFRSPLKRTFFSYFTGKGRYRPNDSDDVTLLGDEQWLWLSEELKKPSDLLVFVSGIQVIPTEQPFEKWGNFPKDREKLFQLLAEAKTKDLVILSGDRHIAEIYEFPLPNTRKLIEVTSSSLNLPLPFLPLEYDSEFKLGSAFREENYGILRIQSQDGKLVWRSQIKDKTGNVVLSYPKNDSKE, from the coding sequence ATGAAACAACCTTCCTATTTAAATTTGTTTTTTCTTACAGTAATTTGTTTATTTTTTTTCCAGTCCCCAGTTTTCGGAAAAGACCATGAAAGTATTCATATAGGTTTTGGATCTTGTTTGCACCAAGACAAAGAGGCTCCTATACTAGGACAATGGGAAAAAGAATCTTTCGATCTCATTCTTCTGTTAGGTGATAATATATATGCCGATAGTTTGGTTGCTGAAGAAAAAATTCCTGCCTATAAAAAACAATTTCTTCGCCCAGAATGGAAGTCTATAAGGAAACAATCTAAAATCCTTGCTACTTGGGATGATCACGATTATGGAATCAACGATAGTGGTGGAGAATATTCCGACAAAGTAAAAAGTCGTGAAGTGTTTATTTCCCAAGTGGGACCTCTGATGCCAAAGGGGCGAAGTTTTGGCTCTAAGGAAGGAAATGGAATTTTTCATTCTTATTTTCTCGAATTCAAAAAGAAAAAAATTCACATCGTCATTCCTGACACAAGATTCTTTCGCTCTCCCCTAAAACGAACTTTTTTTTCCTATTTTACTGGCAAAGGCAGGTATCGTCCGAATGACTCTGATGATGTTACCTTATTGGGAGACGAACAGTGGTTATGGCTTTCTGAAGAGTTAAAGAAACCATCCGACTTACTTGTATTTGTTTCGGGAATCCAAGTGATTCCAACGGAACAACCATTTGAAAAATGGGGAAATTTTCCGAAAGATAGGGAAAAACTTTTTCAACTTTTGGCGGAAGCAAAAACAAAAGATTTAGTCATTTTATCTGGAGACAGACATATTGCGGAAATATATGAATTTCCATTACCAAACACTCGAAAGTTAATTGAAGTCACTTCGAGTTCTCTAAATCTCCCGTTGCCATTTTTACCTTTAGAATACGACTCTGAATTTAAATTGGGATCTGCGTTTCGTGAAGAAAACTACGGAATCCTAAGGATTCAATCGCAGGATGGAAAATTGGTTTGGCGTTCCCAGATCAAAGACAAAACTGGAAATGTAGTTCTTTCATATCCTAAAAATGATTCTAAAGAATGA
- a CDS encoding TPM domain-containing protein, whose translation MKYLLFLFFILFSFFCNVIKDPYPELTSPVMDPSHFLNNESKQQLERQLLDEEKETTNQVVVYIADSLNKNTIEEETIAIFEKWKLGTKTKDNGVLFLLAPNDKKVRIEVGYGLEGTLTDVTAKRIIDEIIIPNMKSGNSTGAVVQGTNAILDQIRSDSPAFYATNCLESFNDKNGDLHPDTIPLLKKEIRPLQNIDFQFCVLPSETEWALESKATKLLLQKKQNKHKVVFAVSPNNNYLGTILVSPELNWSLSTNKIRTIFNKRYKEKQNYDFTNYSYLAFLDMLDYLSHKNKQVITKGTGVYDPHDALETFAFERSGKAVSEIETNYNLKTQILILDTNSDLQKDAKKFHKQAFGNTPAITVLFSINQKEIYVYTDENSFVSNPTINKSYSIDRNQLDLEIRNSIENDRKTGDIDWMCIRTADAIDSYLFNLKRSNVSNSFVETKVQDLETPKPHFLWQFYFALSFLIGFLGFIGGEGFLFFNALFFILWQKIRLHTSFLLDSPNFYQTISFFSSILIALMLVRIFRKLGWATKVHSSITNFVTSPSGSGSGSSSGSSYRSSSSSYSGGGGRSGGGGASGSW comes from the coding sequence ATGAAATATTTACTTTTCCTTTTCTTCATTCTATTCTCCTTTTTTTGTAACGTTATTAAAGATCCATACCCAGAACTCACAAGTCCCGTAATGGATCCCTCTCATTTTTTAAATAATGAATCAAAACAACAGTTGGAAAGACAACTCTTAGATGAAGAAAAAGAAACAACAAATCAAGTAGTAGTTTATATCGCCGATTCGTTGAACAAAAATACAATTGAAGAAGAAACAATTGCCATATTTGAGAAATGGAAACTTGGAACAAAAACCAAGGACAATGGAGTTTTGTTTTTATTAGCACCTAATGATAAAAAAGTTAGAATAGAAGTTGGTTATGGTTTAGAAGGAACACTCACTGACGTAACAGCCAAACGAATCATCGATGAAATCATCATACCAAATATGAAATCTGGAAATTCAACAGGCGCAGTGGTACAAGGAACCAATGCAATTTTGGACCAAATTCGGTCAGATTCTCCCGCCTTCTATGCAACAAATTGTTTGGAAAGTTTTAATGACAAAAATGGCGATTTGCACCCCGATACAATCCCTCTCTTAAAAAAAGAAATTAGACCACTTCAAAATATTGATTTTCAATTTTGTGTTTTACCTTCCGAGACTGAATGGGCACTCGAATCAAAGGCCACCAAGTTATTATTACAAAAAAAACAAAATAAACATAAAGTTGTTTTTGCGGTATCTCCAAATAATAACTATTTAGGAACCATCCTTGTTTCACCTGAACTCAATTGGTCACTTAGTACGAATAAAATTAGAACTATATTCAACAAAAGATACAAAGAAAAACAAAACTATGATTTTACGAACTACAGTTATTTGGCTTTTTTAGATATGTTGGACTATCTGAGTCATAAAAACAAACAAGTTATTACAAAAGGCACAGGTGTTTATGATCCACATGATGCTTTGGAAACGTTTGCATTTGAAAGAAGTGGGAAAGCAGTCTCAGAAATTGAAACCAACTATAATCTAAAAACACAAATTTTAATATTAGATACAAACTCCGACTTACAAAAAGATGCCAAAAAATTTCATAAGCAGGCCTTTGGGAATACTCCAGCCATTACCGTTTTGTTTTCAATCAACCAAAAAGAAATTTATGTATATACAGATGAGAACTCCTTTGTTTCCAATCCAACAATTAATAAATCATATTCTATTGATCGTAATCAATTAGATTTAGAAATCAGAAATTCGATAGAAAACGACAGGAAAACAGGAGATATTGATTGGATGTGCATTCGAACTGCAGATGCAATTGATTCCTATCTTTTCAATTTAAAACGTTCAAACGTTTCCAATTCATTTGTAGAAACAAAGGTGCAAGATCTTGAAACCCCAAAACCTCATTTTCTATGGCAATTCTATTTTGCACTTTCATTTTTAATAGGATTTTTGGGATTTATTGGAGGTGAAGGATTTCTATTTTTCAATGCATTGTTTTTTATCCTTTGGCAAAAAATAAGACTACATACTTCCTTTTTACTGGATTCACCTAACTTTTACCAAACCATTTCATTTTTTAGTTCTATTTTAATAGCACTAATGCTTGTTAGGATCTTTCGGAAACTCGGATGGGCGACAAAGGTTCATAGCTCAATCACAAACTTTGTGACCTCGCCATCGGGTAGTGGATCTGGCTCTAGTTCTGGATCCAGTTATCGTTCTTCAAGTTCTTCTTATTCAGGTGGCGGAGGTCGATCCGGTGGAGGTGGAGCTAGTGGAAGTTGGTAA